From a region of the Myxococcaceae bacterium JPH2 genome:
- a CDS encoding type II secretion system F family protein, translating to MAAPAVQQKAAAPKKNTAQFLWEAKTKSGETKKGEMEAMDVEAVNARLKSLGLNPTKVRKKSALDGEISLPGMGGVTGKDILIFTRQFATMIDAGLPLVQCLDILASQMDNPAFKKVVFAIKGKVEQGSTFADALKDHPKVFDELYIQLCAAGEVGGILDTILNRLAAYREKSEKLKRKVKGAMTYPAIVILVAIGVTALLLLKVTPVFAKMFADFGQKLPAPTQMVVDISEIAQAYYLHAIITIAVLVFSFNYSYRQPKGRKFWDRAFLSAPLFGNVLRKVAVARFTRTLGTMISSGVPILDALDVTAKTAGNRTVEEAIYYVRGKISEGKNIAGPLLETKVFPSMVVQMIGVGEATGAMDTMLNKIADFYDDEVDTAVSALTSMIEPLLMVFLGGVVGGFLIAMYLPIFSIAGAIK from the coding sequence ATGGCAGCACCGGCAGTGCAACAGAAGGCGGCGGCGCCCAAGAAGAACACGGCCCAGTTCCTCTGGGAGGCGAAGACCAAGAGCGGAGAGACGAAGAAGGGCGAGATGGAGGCCATGGACGTGGAGGCGGTCAATGCCCGCCTCAAGTCCCTCGGCCTCAACCCCACGAAGGTGCGCAAGAAGAGCGCCCTCGACGGGGAGATCTCCCTGCCCGGCATGGGCGGGGTGACGGGCAAGGACATCCTCATCTTCACGCGTCAGTTCGCGACGATGATCGACGCGGGTCTCCCGCTGGTGCAGTGTCTGGACATCCTCGCCAGCCAGATGGACAACCCCGCCTTCAAGAAGGTGGTGTTCGCCATCAAGGGCAAGGTGGAGCAGGGCAGCACCTTCGCGGATGCCCTGAAGGACCACCCCAAGGTCTTCGACGAGCTGTACATCCAGCTGTGCGCGGCCGGTGAGGTCGGCGGTATCCTCGATACCATCCTCAACCGTCTGGCGGCCTACCGCGAGAAGAGCGAGAAGCTGAAGCGCAAGGTCAAGGGCGCGATGACCTATCCGGCCATCGTCATCCTCGTGGCCATCGGCGTGACGGCGCTGCTGCTCCTCAAGGTGACGCCGGTGTTCGCCAAGATGTTCGCGGACTTCGGCCAGAAGCTGCCGGCGCCCACCCAGATGGTGGTGGACATCTCGGAGATCGCGCAGGCGTACTACCTGCACGCCATCATCACCATCGCGGTGCTGGTGTTCTCCTTCAACTACAGCTACCGGCAGCCCAAGGGCCGCAAGTTCTGGGACCGGGCCTTCCTGTCCGCGCCGCTGTTCGGCAACGTGCTCCGCAAGGTGGCCGTGGCGCGCTTCACCCGCACGCTGGGCACGATGATCTCCTCTGGCGTCCCCATCCTGGACGCGCTGGACGTGACGGCGAAGACAGCCGGTAACCGCACGGTGGAAGAGGCCATCTACTACGTGCGCGGGAAGATCTCCGAGGGCAAGAACATCGCGGGCCCGCTGCTGGAGACCAAGGTGTTCCCGTCCATGGTAGTGCAGATGATCGGCGTGGGCGAGGCCACGGGCGCCATGGACACGATGCTCAACAAGATCGCCGACTTCTACGATGACGAGGTGGATACCGCCGTCAGCGCGCTCACGTCGATGATCGAGCCGTTGCTCATGGTGTTCCTCGGCGGCGTGGTCGGTGGCTTCCTCATCGCCATGTACCTGCCCATCTTCTCCATTGCCGGTGCCATCAAGTAG
- a CDS encoding type IV pilus twitching motility protein PilT: MANLHQLLKAMVEKGASDLHITTGSPPQLRVDGELVPLKTAPLTPVETKQLCYSILTDAQKHKFEEENELDLSFGVKGLSRFRANIFMQRGAVAGAFRTIPFKILTFQELGLPPVVAELVKKPRGLILVTGPTGSGKSTTLASMIDKINTERHEHIMTIEDPIEYLHPHKNCLVNQREVGADTRNFKTALKYILRQDPDVVLVGELRDLETIEAALTIAETGHICYATLHTNSAVQTINRVLDVFPPYQQPQVRAQLSFVLEGVMSQSLLSRAGSPGRVLALEVMVPNPAIRNLIREDKVHQIYSSMQVGQAKYGMQTFNQALAALLSRRLISQDEAFGRSSDPDELRNILSTSGASGPGPGGQRPAGGTGAR; this comes from the coding sequence GTGGCCAACCTGCACCAGCTCCTGAAGGCGATGGTCGAGAAGGGCGCCTCCGACCTCCACATCACCACCGGCTCTCCGCCGCAGCTGCGCGTGGACGGCGAGCTGGTGCCGCTCAAGACGGCACCGCTCACGCCGGTGGAGACCAAGCAGCTCTGCTACTCCATCCTCACCGACGCGCAGAAGCACAAGTTCGAGGAGGAGAACGAGCTGGACCTGTCGTTCGGCGTGAAGGGGCTCTCGCGCTTCCGCGCGAACATCTTCATGCAGCGTGGCGCGGTGGCCGGCGCGTTCCGGACCATTCCGTTCAAGATCCTCACCTTCCAGGAGCTGGGCCTGCCGCCGGTGGTGGCCGAGCTGGTGAAGAAGCCGCGCGGCCTCATCCTGGTGACGGGACCCACGGGGTCGGGCAAGTCCACCACGCTGGCCTCGATGATCGACAAGATCAACACCGAGCGTCATGAGCACATCATGACCATCGAGGACCCCATCGAGTATCTGCATCCGCACAAGAACTGCCTCGTCAATCAGCGCGAGGTGGGTGCGGACACGCGGAACTTCAAGACGGCCCTCAAGTACATCCTCCGCCAGGATCCGGACGTGGTGCTGGTCGGTGAGTTGCGCGACCTGGAGACCATCGAGGCGGCGCTCACCATCGCGGAGACGGGCCACATCTGCTACGCGACGCTCCACACCAACAGCGCGGTGCAGACCATCAACCGCGTGCTGGACGTGTTCCCGCCGTACCAGCAGCCGCAGGTTCGCGCCCAGCTCTCCTTCGTGCTGGAGGGCGTGATGAGCCAGTCCCTGCTGTCACGCGCGGGCAGCCCGGGCCGCGTGCTGGCGCTGGAAGTGATGGTGCCCAACCCCGCCATCCGGAACCTCATCCGTGAGGACAAGGTCCACCAGATCTACTCGTCCATGCAGGTCGGTCAGGCCAAGTACGGCATGCAGACCTTCAACCAGGCCCTGGCGGCGCTGCTGAGCCGGCGCCTCATCTCCCAGGACGAAGCCTTTGGCCGGTCGAGTGATCCGGACGAGCTGCGCAACATCCTGTCCACGAGTGGCGCCTCCGGGCCGGGACCTGGTGGCCAGCGGCCGGCCGGCGGTACGGGCGCTCGTTAG